From Pseudomonas poae, the proteins below share one genomic window:
- a CDS encoding MFS transporter: protein MDTLQNPPDPTVLARAAAKVKRHVLPLFVVMFIVNYIDRVNIGFVRSHMETDLGIGAAAYGLGAGLFFIGYAIFEVPSNLLLQRYGARAWLTRIMFTWGAAAMAMAFVKGETSFYMLRFILGAAEAGFFPGIIYYFTQWLPAAERGKAMAIFLSGSAIASVISGPVSGALLNVSGLSLHGWQWMFLIEGFASIVLCGFVWFWLQSHPHQAKWLSAAEKHALVSAIALEQQAREAAQATRPSMFKLLTDKQIALFCFIYFSIALTIYGATFWLPSMIKKMGNLGDFEVGLFNSIPWLISIVAMYGFAALASKWKHQQAWVALMLVIAAFGMFMSTTGGPVFAFVAICFAAIGFKAASALFWPIPQGYLDARIAAAVIALINSVGNLGGFVAPTTFGLLEQTTGSIEGGLYGLAATSLVAAVVVFFARTTPRGALPPTPHHALRPGPQGATS from the coding sequence TTGGATACCCTCCAGAATCCGCCAGACCCGACCGTGCTCGCCCGTGCGGCCGCCAAGGTCAAGCGCCACGTGCTGCCGTTGTTTGTGGTGATGTTCATCGTCAATTACATCGACCGGGTCAATATCGGCTTTGTGCGCAGCCATATGGAGACCGACCTGGGCATCGGCGCAGCGGCCTATGGCCTGGGCGCCGGGTTGTTCTTCATCGGCTACGCGATCTTCGAAGTCCCCTCCAATCTGCTGCTGCAGCGCTACGGTGCACGGGCATGGCTGACGCGCATCATGTTCACCTGGGGCGCGGCGGCGATGGCCATGGCCTTTGTGAAGGGCGAAACCAGCTTCTATATGCTGCGTTTTATCCTGGGCGCGGCCGAAGCCGGGTTTTTCCCCGGCATCATTTATTACTTTACCCAGTGGTTGCCGGCCGCCGAGCGCGGCAAGGCGATGGCGATTTTCCTCAGCGGTTCGGCCATTGCCTCGGTGATCTCCGGGCCGGTGTCGGGGGCGTTGCTCAACGTCAGCGGCTTGAGCCTGCATGGCTGGCAATGGATGTTCCTGATCGAAGGCTTCGCCTCGATCGTGCTCTGCGGGTTTGTGTGGTTCTGGTTGCAGTCCCATCCCCATCAGGCCAAGTGGCTCAGCGCAGCAGAAAAACACGCGTTGGTGAGCGCCATCGCATTGGAGCAACAGGCCCGTGAAGCTGCCCAGGCCACACGGCCGTCGATGTTCAAGCTGCTGACCGACAAACAGATCGCGCTGTTCTGCTTCATCTACTTTTCCATCGCCCTGACCATCTACGGCGCGACCTTCTGGCTGCCCAGCATGATCAAGAAAATGGGCAACCTGGGCGACTTCGAGGTGGGCCTGTTCAACTCGATTCCCTGGTTGATTTCCATCGTCGCGATGTACGGCTTTGCCGCCCTGGCCAGCAAGTGGAAACACCAACAGGCATGGGTCGCGCTGATGCTGGTGATCGCCGCCTTCGGCATGTTCATGTCCACCACCGGTGGCCCGGTGTTCGCGTTTGTCGCCATCTGTTTTGCCGCGATTGGTTTCAAGGCGGCCTCGGCGCTGTTCTGGCCGATCCCCCAGGGTTATCTGGATGCGCGCATCGCTGCGGCGGTGATCGCCTTGATCAATTCGGTCGGCAACCTGGGCGGTTTCGTCGCGCCGACCACTTTCGGTTTGCTGGAGCAGACCACCGGCTCCATCGAAGGCGGGTTGTACGGCTTGGCCGCGACGTCGCTGGTGGCGGCGGTGGTGGTGTTTTTTGCTCGGACCACGCCACGCGGCGCTCTGCCGCCCACCCCTCATCACGCCTTGCGTCCAGGCCCACAAGGAGCCACCTCTTGA
- a CDS encoding glucarate dehydratase family protein — MKIVRVTVTPIAFRDPPLLNASGIHEAFALRSIIEVESDTGYIGLGESYGDAPALAIQQQVQPQLIGLDPFDLNGLRAIVQATVAAHKPASLSGAELAPGSHASKAVSNAYSAFEVALLDLQAHALNVPLVDLLGGAIRDQIPFSAYLFFKYAEHIDSPYKPDSWGEALNEEQIVAQARRMIETYGFKSIKLKAGALAPEHEVACIKALKNAFPGVPLRIDPNGNWSLETAIRMAELLGDDLQYYEDPTPGLAGMAELHKRSGLPLATNMVVTDFDEFRRSVAQNSVQIVLADHHYWGGLRDTQVLAKMCQTFGLGVSMHSNSHLGISLMAMAHVAASVPNLDYACDTHYPWQEPDEEVIKGGKLPIVDGCVKITRAPGLGLELDHDQLGKLHDQYLSCGIRQRDDVKQMQRYQPDWKAVKPRF; from the coding sequence TTGAAAATTGTCCGCGTTACCGTCACCCCGATTGCCTTTCGCGACCCGCCGTTGCTCAATGCCAGCGGTATTCACGAAGCCTTTGCGTTGCGCTCGATCATTGAGGTCGAGAGCGACACCGGCTACATCGGCCTGGGCGAAAGCTACGGCGATGCGCCAGCGCTGGCGATCCAGCAACAGGTGCAGCCGCAACTGATCGGCCTCGACCCCTTCGACCTCAACGGCTTGCGCGCTATCGTCCAGGCCACCGTCGCCGCGCATAAACCGGCGAGTCTCAGCGGTGCCGAACTGGCGCCGGGCTCGCATGCCAGCAAGGCGGTGAGCAATGCCTATTCGGCGTTTGAAGTGGCGTTGCTCGACCTGCAGGCGCATGCGCTGAATGTGCCGCTGGTGGATCTGCTCGGCGGCGCAATCCGCGACCAAATCCCGTTCAGCGCCTACCTGTTTTTCAAATACGCCGAGCACATCGACTCGCCCTATAAACCCGACAGTTGGGGCGAAGCGCTTAACGAAGAACAGATCGTGGCCCAGGCGCGGCGGATGATCGAGACCTACGGTTTCAAAAGCATCAAGCTCAAGGCCGGCGCCCTGGCGCCGGAGCATGAGGTGGCGTGCATCAAGGCCCTGAAAAACGCCTTCCCCGGCGTACCGCTGCGCATCGACCCGAACGGCAACTGGTCCCTGGAAACCGCGATTCGCATGGCTGAACTGCTGGGCGATGACCTGCAATATTACGAAGACCCGACGCCCGGCCTGGCAGGCATGGCCGAGCTGCATAAACGCAGCGGCTTGCCCTTGGCGACCAACATGGTGGTCACCGATTTTGACGAGTTCCGCCGCAGCGTCGCGCAGAACAGCGTGCAGATCGTGCTCGCCGACCACCACTACTGGGGCGGCCTGCGCGACACCCAGGTGCTGGCGAAGATGTGCCAGACCTTTGGCCTCGGTGTGTCGATGCATTCCAACTCACACCTGGGCATCAGCCTGATGGCCATGGCCCACGTGGCCGCCTCGGTGCCGAACCTCGACTACGCCTGCGACACCCATTACCCCTGGCAGGAGCCGGACGAAGAGGTGATCAAGGGCGGCAAGCTGCCGATTGTCGATGGTTGCGTGAAGATCACCCGCGCCCCGGGGCTGGGCCTGGAGCTGGACCATGACCAGCTGGGCAAGCTGCATGACCAGTACCTGAGCTGCGGCATTCGCCAGCGCGATGACGTGAAACAGATGCAGCGCTATCAACCTGACTGGAAAGCTGTGAAACCGCGTTTCTGA
- a CDS encoding AMP-binding protein yields the protein MTQPFLAARDFLLAHRTDYATAVRDFRWPQLGEFNWALDYFDAMAEGNPATALWIVEEDGSEQRYSFQQLAARSNQVANHLRALGVRRGERVLLMLGNDVALWETMLAAFKLGAVVIPATALLNPDDLRDRIERGQVRHLVVGEAHVGKFEGLGDGCSRICVGAAPAGWVAHSAAFEHPEHFEAEGRTLATDPMLLYFTSGTTSKPKMVLHSHQSYPVGHLSTMYWIGLQPGDLHLNISSPGWAKHAWSCLFAPWNAGACIFIHNVARFSAQALLGALEKYRVTSLCAPPTVWRMLIQEDLARYRTRLNLRELVGAGEPLNPEIIEQIQHAWGLPLRDGFGQSETTALVGNTPGQVLKPGSMGRPLPGYQVALLDADGVPGTEGEVALPLDVRPLGLMLGYEDSPEKTAEVMRNGYYRTGDTAQIDAEGYITFVGRADDVFKASDYRISPFELESALIEHPAVMEVAVVPSPDPLRLAVPKAFLILAHDAPGSAELARHILEFAREHLAPYKRVRRIEFVSELPKTISGKIRRVELRQMEQVRRQSETRGEHEHFEEDFT from the coding sequence CGCAGTTGGGCGAGTTCAACTGGGCCCTGGACTATTTTGACGCGATGGCCGAGGGCAACCCGGCCACGGCCTTGTGGATCGTCGAAGAGGACGGCAGCGAGCAACGCTACAGCTTCCAGCAACTGGCGGCGCGTTCCAACCAGGTGGCCAACCACCTGCGCGCCCTCGGCGTACGCCGTGGCGAACGCGTGCTGCTGATGCTCGGCAACGATGTGGCGCTGTGGGAAACCATGCTCGCCGCCTTCAAGCTCGGCGCCGTGGTGATCCCCGCCACCGCCCTGCTCAACCCGGATGATTTGCGCGACCGCATCGAGCGCGGGCAGGTGCGCCACTTGGTGGTCGGCGAGGCGCATGTCGGCAAGTTCGAGGGCCTTGGCGATGGCTGCAGCCGCATCTGCGTGGGTGCGGCGCCCGCCGGCTGGGTCGCACACAGCGCAGCCTTCGAGCATCCCGAACATTTCGAGGCCGAAGGCCGCACCCTGGCCACCGACCCGATGCTGCTGTATTTCACCTCCGGTACCACCTCAAAACCCAAGATGGTGCTGCACAGCCACCAAAGCTACCCGGTCGGCCACTTGTCGACCATGTACTGGATCGGCCTGCAGCCGGGCGACCTGCACCTGAATATCTCGTCTCCGGGCTGGGCCAAGCATGCCTGGAGCTGCCTCTTCGCGCCGTGGAATGCCGGCGCCTGCATCTTTATCCATAACGTGGCGCGGTTCAGTGCGCAGGCCTTGCTCGGCGCCCTGGAAAAATACCGCGTGACCAGCCTGTGCGCCCCGCCCACCGTGTGGCGCATGTTGATCCAAGAGGACCTGGCCAGATACCGAACCCGCCTGAACCTGCGCGAACTGGTGGGCGCCGGTGAGCCGCTGAACCCGGAAATCATCGAGCAGATCCAGCACGCCTGGGGCTTGCCGCTGCGTGATGGCTTCGGCCAGTCGGAGACCACCGCGCTGGTCGGCAACACGCCTGGCCAGGTGCTCAAGCCGGGCTCCATGGGCCGCCCGTTGCCCGGATATCAAGTGGCCCTGCTTGACGCCGACGGCGTGCCGGGCACCGAAGGCGAAGTCGCCCTGCCCCTGGACGTGCGCCCGCTCGGCCTGATGCTCGGCTACGAAGACAGCCCGGAAAAAACCGCCGAGGTTATGCGTAACGGCTATTACCGCACCGGCGACACCGCGCAGATCGACGCCGAGGGCTACATCACCTTTGTCGGCCGCGCCGACGACGTATTCAAAGCCTCGGACTACCGCATCAGCCCCTTCGAACTGGAGAGCGCGCTGATCGAACACCCGGCCGTGATGGAAGTGGCCGTGGTGCCCAGCCCGGACCCGTTGCGCCTGGCGGTGCCGAAAGCCTTCCTGATCCTGGCCCACGACGCCCCAGGCAGCGCCGAACTGGCGCGGCACATCCTCGAGTTCGCCCGTGAGCACTTGGCGCCGTACAAACGCGTGCGGCGGATTGAGTTTGTGAGTGAACTGCCCAAGACCATCTCCGGGAAAATCCGCCGGGTGGAGTTGCGGCAGATGGAGCAGGTGCGGCGCCAGAGTGAGACGCGGGGTGAGCACGAGCATTTCGAGGAGGACTTTACCTAA
- a CDS encoding (2Fe-2S)-binding protein, producing the protein MELRINQKAYQVDADADTPLLWVIRDDLGLTGTKYGCGLAQCGACSVLVDGNVVRSCVTPVAGVVGREITTIEAIEADEVGKRVVSAWVEHQVAQCGYCQSGQVMAATALLKHTPAPTDAQIDAAMVNLCRCGTYNAIHAAMHDLAAGKETV; encoded by the coding sequence ATGGAATTACGTATTAACCAAAAGGCCTATCAGGTCGATGCCGACGCGGACACGCCACTATTGTGGGTGATCCGCGATGACCTGGGCCTGACCGGCACCAAGTACGGTTGCGGCCTGGCCCAATGCGGCGCCTGTTCGGTGCTGGTGGATGGCAATGTGGTGCGCTCGTGCGTGACGCCGGTAGCCGGCGTGGTCGGGCGTGAGATCACCACCATCGAGGCCATTGAGGCCGATGAGGTGGGCAAACGCGTGGTCAGCGCCTGGGTCGAGCACCAAGTTGCGCAGTGCGGCTATTGCCAGTCCGGGCAGGTGATGGCGGCCACCGCGCTGCTCAAGCACACCCCCGCACCCACCGATGCACAGATCGACGCGGCGATGGTCAACCTGTGCCGCTGCGGCACCTATAACGCCATCCATGCCGCCATGCATGACCTGGCCGCCGGGAAGGAGACCGTCTGA
- a CDS encoding LysR family transcriptional regulator, protein MFELTQLRCFTTVATELNFRRAAERLNMTQPPLSRQIQLLEHHLGVELFARTTRSVALTAAGRAFFIEAQNLLERAQQAAVTARRFAEGDIGTVNISFVGSAVYEFLPRVIAEARLKQPHVKIDLSEMNTYQQHEALRARRIDLGIVRAPLLEPGYATECLVREPFVLAVPSSHRLATVETVSVQDLDAQPFLMYAHSAYPPFNELLTGLLRSARVTPEFVQWLGSSLTILALVNAGMGLALVPRCASSVVFKNVVFRDIDLGEGAQSELHLIWRENNDNPAFAMLLEGIRHAVREGWA, encoded by the coding sequence ATGTTTGAGCTGACTCAACTGCGTTGCTTCACCACTGTGGCCACCGAGCTGAATTTTCGACGCGCCGCCGAGCGGCTGAACATGACCCAGCCGCCGCTGAGCCGGCAGATCCAATTGCTGGAACACCACTTGGGTGTGGAGCTGTTCGCACGCACCACCCGCAGCGTTGCCCTCACCGCTGCCGGTCGGGCATTTTTCATCGAGGCGCAGAACCTGCTGGAGCGCGCCCAGCAGGCGGCCGTGACGGCGCGGCGCTTTGCCGAAGGCGATATCGGCACGGTCAATATCAGCTTCGTCGGCAGCGCGGTGTATGAGTTTCTGCCCAGGGTCATCGCCGAGGCCCGACTCAAGCAGCCTCACGTAAAAATCGACCTGTCGGAGATGAACACCTACCAGCAACACGAAGCCTTGCGCGCCCGCCGCATCGACCTGGGTATCGTCCGCGCCCCTTTGTTGGAGCCGGGTTACGCCACCGAATGCCTGGTGCGCGAGCCTTTTGTGCTGGCGGTGCCGAGCAGTCACCGGCTGGCCACCGTCGAGACCGTCAGCGTGCAGGACCTGGACGCCCAACCGTTCCTGATGTACGCCCATTCGGCCTACCCGCCGTTCAACGAACTCCTCACCGGCCTGCTGCGTTCGGCCCGTGTCACGCCGGAGTTTGTGCAGTGGCTGGGGTCGTCCCTGACCATCCTGGCCCTGGTCAACGCGGGCATGGGCCTGGCCCTGGTGCCGCGCTGCGCCAGCAGTGTGGTGTTCAAGAACGTGGTGTTCCGCGACATCGACCTCGGCGAAGGCGCACAGAGCGAGTTGCACCTGATCTGGCGCGAGAACAACGACAACCCGGCGTTCGCCATGTTACTGGAGGGGATTCGCCATGCGGTACGCGAGGGGTGGGCCTGA